AAGTTATTAGAAAATCAAGGGTTTACTAATAAAACCTATAAGGATGACGAAAATAATACTTTTATCAAAATTAAAAATTACGACAATTTTAACCACAAAACACCATATGAAATTATTTCTAAATTAAACTTTGTTCCCAAAAAAGTTTATGAAGATAAAGAAAAACTAGTAACTGAATGAATTGATGGTAAAAGTATTTCTGCCAATGACATTAGCAATGAAGAATTAAAAGAGATTGGAAAATTATTAATTACTTTACATAATTCTAAATTGCCTTTTGCAAAAGAAAATCAAATTGCCAGACGTTTCAAAGTTTATCGTGAAAAAATTTCTAGTTTAAATCGAAAAATTCCTATTCTTGATAAATATTTTAAGAAGATCAATTTATTTTTAAAAAATATCGATACTTCAGCACCAGTTCATAGTGATCTATGATTATTTAATTTTATTAAGACTAACGATAATAAAATTTATATTACTGATTGGGAATATGCTACAATGGGCGATGTTCATTTTGATTTGGCTTATTTCTTTGAATCTAGTAATTTATCTAAGGATCAAGAAAAATGCTTCTTTGAAGGCTATGGCGACGATTACGAGGAAAAATATTTATTAGTTCATAGAATCATTGTTAATGCTCTAATTGTGCTATGAATTAATAAACATGAAATAAAACCATTTGATGATAGTTTATATTTAGGAAGGGTTGAAAAATATATGAAATTGTATTTAGA
The sequence above is a segment of the [Mycoplasma] phocae genome. Coding sequences within it:
- a CDS encoding phosphotransferase yields the protein MIKLLENQGFTNKTYKDDENNTFIKIKNYDNFNHKTPYEIISKLNFVPKKVYEDKEKLVTEWIDGKSISANDISNEELKEIGKLLITLHNSKLPFAKENQIARRFKVYREKISSLNRKIPILDKYFKKINLFLKNIDTSAPVHSDLWLFNFIKTNDNKIYITDWEYATMGDVHFDLAYFFESSNLSKDQEKCFFEGYGDDYEEKYLLVHRIIVNALIVLWINKHEIKPFDDSLYLGRVEKYMKLYLEKYQI